A genomic stretch from Plasmodium brasilianum strain Bolivian I chromosome 9, whole genome shotgun sequence includes:
- a CDS encoding V-type proton ATPase subunit F produces MTTRRHKFFNETDLKIYIIGDEDSVVGFLLAGIGFRDGLGKKNFFIVNSKTNKAEIEEVFKEYTSKNDCGVILMNQQIADEIRYLVDLHDKILPTVLEIPSKDKPFDPNKDSIIQRVKLFFGGDITNLK; encoded by the exons atgaCGACAAGAAGACACAAATTTTTCAACGAAACagacttaaaaatatatatcataggGGATGAA GATTCTGTAGTAGGTTTTTTATTAGCTGGTATTGGCTTTAGGGATGGTttagggaaaaaaaatttttttattgtaaactcaa AAACGAATAAAGCAGAAATTGAAGAAGTATTTAAAGAGTACACATCAAAAAATGATTGCGGAGTTATATTGATGAATCAACAG ATCGCTGACGAAATAAGGTACCTAGTTGATTTGCACGATAAAATTCTGCCAACAGTTCTGGAGATCCCATCAAAGGATAAGCCCTTTGATCCCAATAAAGATTCAATTATACAGAGAGTAAAACTTTTCTTTGGGGGTGACATtacaaatttaaaatga